The Gemmatimonadota bacterium genome has a segment encoding these proteins:
- a CDS encoding amino acid permease, translating to MSGLFSRKPIMAESDRGMRRTLGAGDLIMLAIGAVIGAGIFASLGTAAAGEVAADGTIIRAGAGPALVLSFVLLGVVCGLAGLCYAELAAMIPQAGSAYAYTYATLGELLAWIIGWDLILEYAVGNIAVAVAWSGYFTSLLSGFGIFLPGWLTHGYLQVKLSSNPDIAVLMDTAPRIAGVPVLLNVPAFLIVAAVTWLLLLGVRESARANNIMVAIKLLVLGLFVVVGVQHINPDNYVPFAPNGFRGIHQGAAIVFFAYIGFDAISTAAEETKNPQRNLPIGILGGLAVCTLIYVIVGAVATGLVPYQQLASADPLARALDLAGLKTASWIISAGAVVSMTAVLLVFQYGQPRIFFGMARDGLLPKWAAKLHPKTRVPHITTILTGVLVAGGALLAEENMIYDLTNIGTLAAFFLVSVGVLALRIREPDRPRPFRVPFIYLVSPLAAGACLFVMKGLPARAWMMFGWWLLVGLGIYVFYGYRHSVLRTGKPVVTEELD from the coding sequence ATGAGCGGTCTCTTCTCCCGCAAGCCGATCATGGCGGAATCGGATCGCGGCATGCGCCGAACCCTCGGGGCTGGCGACCTCATCATGCTGGCGATCGGGGCGGTGATCGGGGCGGGCATCTTCGCCTCGCTCGGGACAGCAGCGGCCGGCGAGGTGGCGGCCGACGGCACCATCATTCGTGCGGGCGCCGGGCCAGCGCTGGTCCTCTCGTTCGTGCTGCTCGGCGTGGTCTGCGGGCTCGCGGGGCTCTGCTATGCGGAGCTCGCGGCGATGATTCCCCAGGCCGGGTCCGCGTATGCCTACACCTACGCGACGCTTGGCGAATTGCTCGCGTGGATCATCGGCTGGGACCTGATTCTCGAGTACGCCGTCGGCAACATCGCCGTCGCGGTGGCATGGAGCGGCTACTTCACCTCGCTGCTCAGCGGATTCGGCATCTTCCTGCCCGGCTGGCTGACGCACGGCTACCTGCAGGTGAAGCTCTCCTCCAATCCCGACATCGCGGTACTGATGGACACGGCCCCGCGCATCGCGGGTGTGCCGGTGTTGTTGAACGTCCCGGCGTTCCTGATCGTCGCCGCGGTCACCTGGTTGCTCCTCCTCGGCGTCCGCGAGAGTGCGCGCGCCAACAACATCATGGTCGCCATCAAGCTTCTCGTCCTCGGGCTGTTCGTGGTCGTCGGCGTGCAACACATCAACCCCGACAACTACGTCCCGTTCGCGCCGAATGGCTTCCGCGGCATCCACCAGGGCGCGGCGATCGTCTTCTTTGCCTACATCGGCTTCGATGCCATCTCCACCGCCGCGGAAGAAACCAAGAATCCGCAACGCAACCTGCCCATCGGGATTCTGGGCGGCCTCGCGGTCTGCACGCTGATCTACGTGATCGTCGGCGCCGTGGCGACCGGCCTGGTACCGTACCAGCAGCTCGCATCGGCCGATCCCCTGGCGCGCGCGCTCGACCTGGCCGGCCTGAAGACGGCGAGCTGGATCATCTCCGCCGGTGCCGTGGTCTCGATGACGGCCGTGTTGCTGGTCTTCCAGTATGGTCAGCCGCGGATCTTCTTCGGCATGGCGCGCGACGGCCTGCTGCCCAAGTGGGCCGCCAAGTTGCACCCGAAGACGCGGGTCCCGCACATCACGACCATCCTCACCGGGGTGCTCGTCGCCGGCGGTGCACTGCTCGCCGAAGAGAACATGATCTACGACCTGACCAATATCGGGACGCTCGCCGCGTTCTTCCTCGTCTCGGTCGGCGTGCTCGCGCTCCGCATTCGGGAACCTGATCGGCCGCGCCCGTTCCGCGTGCCGTTCATCTACCTGGTCTCGCCGCTCGCGGCTGGCGCCTGCCTCTTCGTGATGAAGGGGTTGCCTGCACGAGCCTGGATGATGTTCGGCTGGTGGCTGCTGGTCGGGCTCGGCATCTACGTCTTCTACGGCTACCGACATTCGGTGCTGCGGACCGGCAAGCCGGTGGTGACGGAAGAGCTCGACTAG
- a CDS encoding PDZ domain-containing protein produces MRRPAAGQELLGQVFSIIANTAVDSIPVDSLYERAARGLIASLNDPYAAILSPDEQARFQRQSIGNRYAGIGALVRSQGGHVTLYRVFEGTPAARAGLTHGDRILKVDGRDVSGMIVDSVTSLLLGAPATPVRVTYERYPALAPVTTTVTRGVIRTPGGALHADARGAHRLRPDPALQLHGRRGRAGGHAPARRARRGEVRVGCARQPWRRPRCGHRDGGSLPDAGDGSGPRATPRPGPDVVSRRGHPPDWHRADRRAGRWRLRLSLGNRGGLAAGPRPRPGHRHAHLRQGAGADPADPALGVGGPPHDRQVVHAERALHPGGSWRDGR; encoded by the coding sequence GTGCGTCGACCGGCGGCGGGCCAGGAGCTGCTCGGCCAGGTCTTCAGCATCATTGCCAACACTGCGGTCGATTCGATCCCGGTCGACTCGCTCTACGAGCGCGCGGCCCGAGGGCTGATCGCCTCGCTCAACGATCCCTATGCTGCCATCCTCTCGCCCGATGAGCAGGCGCGCTTCCAGCGCCAGTCCATCGGCAATCGGTACGCCGGCATCGGTGCCCTGGTCCGCAGCCAGGGCGGCCATGTCACGCTGTATCGCGTGTTCGAGGGAACACCGGCGGCGCGCGCCGGGCTGACCCACGGCGATCGGATTCTCAAGGTCGACGGCCGCGACGTCTCCGGCATGATCGTCGACTCGGTGACCTCCCTCCTGCTCGGCGCACCGGCCACGCCCGTCCGCGTGACCTACGAGCGCTATCCTGCGCTCGCGCCGGTCACGACGACGGTGACGCGCGGCGTCATTCGCACTCCCGGCGGTGCCCTTCACGCTGATGCTCGAGGGGCACATCGGTTACGTCCCGATCCAGCGCTTCAACTCCACGGCCGCCGAGGACGTGCAGGCGGCCATGCTCCAGCTCGCCGAGCGCGGCGCGGCGAAGTACGTGTTGGATGTGCGCGGCAACCCTGGCGGCGACCTCGATGCGGCCACCGCGATGGCGGGTCTCTTCCTGACGCCGGGGATGGAAGTGGCCCGCGTGCAACACCGCGGCCAGGCCCCGATGTTGTATCACGCCGAGGCCACCCTCCCGATTGGCACCGCGCCGATCGTCGTGCTGGTCGATGGCGGCTCCGCCTCAGCCTCGGAAATCGTGGCGGGCTCGCTGCAGGACCACGACCGCGCCCTGGTCATCGGCACGCGCACCTTCGGCAAGGGGCTGGTGCAGACCCAGCGGACCCTGCCCTCGGGGTGGGCGGTCCGCCTCACGACCGGCAAGTGGTACACGCCGAGCGGGCGCTCCATCCAGGCGGATCATGGCGGGATGGGCGATGA
- a CDS encoding sodium/solute symporter (Members of the Solute:Sodium Symporter (SSS), TC 2.A.21 as described in tcdb.org, catalyze solute:Na+ symport. Known solutes for members of the family include sugars, amino acids, nucleosides, inositols, vitamins, urea or anions, depending on the system.), protein MTPLDLAVIAAYFLATLGLGLWLSRGQASSGDYFLGARDLPAWAVLLSIVATETSAVTVISTPALGARGDLTFLQLPVGYLIGRIGVSLWLLPGYFRGEQETAYARLETRFGPSTRRALSLVFLATRFLGDGVRIFAGSIPLALLTGWSIPLSIVVMSLVTLLYTWFGGIKAVIWADVVQLVVYLGGGVAALWIASQLAGGFDQVLAVAGEAGKLRVFNPSFSLTAPYTLLGGLVGGALLSAASHGTDHLIVQRLLATRSLRDARVALIGSGVLVIGQFLLFLLVGTAIWAANLAPTTTPSNEIFGRFVLEHLPSGIRGLVIAGILAAAMSTISSSINALASSLTHDLYASITGERDPAKLLRVGRAVSIIWGTALMGGALGFHAFTTGNDTPAVVLALSIASVTYGALLGAYLLAGMRGRVIGADVIRAAAVTVAVMLITVFAAKLAASGLPMLTTLGTLAWPWYVPLGTTIMVGTAILSSQLRRVAT, encoded by the coding sequence TTGACCCCCCTCGACCTTGCCGTCATCGCCGCCTACTTCCTCGCCACGCTCGGCCTCGGGCTCTGGCTCTCGCGCGGGCAGGCTTCCAGCGGCGACTACTTCCTCGGGGCGCGGGACCTGCCGGCATGGGCGGTGCTGCTCTCGATTGTCGCCACGGAAACATCGGCGGTGACGGTGATCTCGACGCCGGCGCTCGGGGCACGCGGCGACCTGACCTTCCTGCAACTCCCGGTCGGCTACTTGATCGGGCGCATCGGCGTGTCGCTCTGGCTCCTTCCCGGCTACTTCCGGGGTGAGCAGGAGACCGCATACGCGCGGCTCGAGACGCGCTTCGGACCTTCAACCCGACGCGCGTTGTCGTTGGTCTTTCTCGCCACGCGCTTTCTCGGCGATGGGGTCCGGATCTTCGCCGGCTCGATTCCGCTCGCACTGCTGACGGGATGGAGCATCCCCCTCTCGATCGTCGTGATGAGCCTGGTCACCTTGCTCTACACCTGGTTCGGTGGCATCAAGGCGGTCATCTGGGCCGATGTCGTGCAGTTGGTCGTCTATCTCGGCGGCGGAGTGGCCGCGCTCTGGATCGCCTCGCAGTTGGCAGGCGGTTTCGATCAGGTGCTCGCGGTGGCAGGCGAGGCCGGGAAGCTGCGCGTCTTCAATCCGAGCTTCTCCCTCACGGCACCGTACACACTGCTCGGTGGCCTTGTCGGTGGCGCCCTCCTCTCGGCCGCCTCGCATGGAACCGATCACCTGATCGTGCAGCGCCTGCTCGCCACGCGCTCACTCCGTGACGCGCGCGTGGCACTGATCGGCTCCGGCGTCCTGGTCATCGGGCAGTTCCTGCTCTTCCTGTTGGTGGGCACGGCGATCTGGGCGGCGAATCTTGCGCCGACGACGACACCCTCCAACGAGATCTTCGGACGCTTCGTGCTCGAACACCTCCCCAGCGGAATTCGCGGCCTGGTGATCGCGGGGATCCTCGCGGCCGCGATGAGCACGATCTCGTCGTCGATCAACGCCCTCGCCTCCTCGCTCACCCACGATCTGTATGCGTCGATCACCGGCGAGCGTGACCCCGCCAAACTGCTGCGCGTCGGGCGTGCTGTTTCGATCATCTGGGGTACTGCCCTGATGGGCGGCGCACTGGGCTTCCATGCGTTCACCACTGGCAACGACACGCCGGCCGTGGTCCTCGCGCTGTCGATCGCCTCGGTGACGTACGGCGCGCTGCTCGGCGCCTACCTGCTCGCCGGGATGCGCGGCCGGGTGATCGGGGCCGACGTGATCCGCGCGGCGGCGGTGACCGTGGCGGTCATGCTGATCACGGTCTTTGCCGCCAAGCTCGCCGCGTCCGGCCTCCCGATGCTGACGACACTCGGCACCCTGGCCTGGCCGTGGTACGTCCCGCTTGGCACGACGATCATGGTGGGGACGGCGATCCTCTCGTCGCAGTTGCGCCGAGTCGCCACGTGA
- a CDS encoding iron-sulfur cluster assembly accessory protein: MLTISDTAAGEVRKFLAADDVPAETAGLRVSVLPGGCSGFKYSLNIEDKPAEDDMTADLNGVRVFVDAFSAQYLSGVVIDYVTSMQGSGFTFTNPNATGGCGCGSSFTV; the protein is encoded by the coding sequence GTGCTGACGATCAGCGACACTGCCGCCGGTGAAGTCCGCAAGTTCCTCGCGGCCGATGATGTCCCCGCCGAGACGGCTGGGCTTCGCGTCTCCGTCCTCCCCGGCGGATGCTCCGGCTTCAAGTACTCGCTCAACATCGAAGACAAGCCGGCCGAGGACGACATGACCGCCGACCTGAACGGCGTGCGCGTCTTCGTCGACGCCTTCTCCGCGCAGTACCTCTCCGGGGTCGTGATCGATTACGTCACCTCGATGCAGGGAAGCGGCTTCACCTTCACCAATCCCAATGCGACGGGTGGGTGTGGGTGTGGGAGTTCGTTCACGGTCTAG
- a CDS encoding beta-lactamase family protein, with amino-acid sequence MSRGTRVALATLLAGCSHGLPNTTPLPVSATLATRMAPAAAVLDSAIRAGAAPGAVLAVSIRGERFVYGTGRLGLDDATRPDGRTLYDMASLTKVITLTTLAMMAVDEGRLDLDAPVVQYLPDFARGSGNKSAVRVRDLLLHDSGLPPGRPLWLETIVRAGGILRTVTTDLSAPPGTRMVYSDLGAITLTAILEQLYGERIDRLFATRVTKPLGLTRMRYLPPKGWRPQIAPTERDPWRGRILRGEVHDENTARLGGVSGHAGLFSSAEDLLRFGEWTLAGVLGRAPITGPTPPKGFPTWTRRQDQPAGSSRGLGWDTPSGVSSAGTIMSARSYGHTGFTGTSIWVDPDREIVIVLLTNRVHPTRNTPAFGLIRAVVADAVMRAAFPGIVPRASTPP; translated from the coding sequence GTGAGCCGCGGCACTCGCGTCGCGCTGGCGACGCTGCTCGCCGGATGCAGTCACGGCCTCCCGAACACCACCCCGCTGCCCGTGTCGGCGACGCTTGCCACGCGGATGGCGCCGGCAGCGGCAGTGCTTGACTCTGCGATTCGCGCCGGCGCCGCCCCGGGCGCCGTCCTCGCCGTCTCGATTCGCGGCGAGCGATTTGTCTACGGGACCGGCCGCCTCGGACTCGACGACGCCACCCGTCCCGACGGCCGCACGCTCTACGACATGGCATCGCTCACCAAGGTGATCACGCTCACGACCTTGGCAATGATGGCCGTCGACGAAGGGCGCCTCGACCTCGACGCGCCGGTGGTGCAGTATCTCCCCGATTTTGCGCGCGGCAGCGGCAACAAGTCCGCCGTGCGTGTCCGCGACCTGCTGTTGCATGACAGCGGTCTGCCGCCCGGTCGCCCGCTGTGGCTCGAGACGATCGTCCGCGCGGGAGGCATCCTGCGCACGGTGACCACCGACCTCTCGGCACCGCCGGGAACCCGGATGGTCTACTCGGACCTCGGCGCGATCACGCTCACGGCGATCCTCGAACAACTTTACGGCGAACGGATCGATCGACTCTTTGCGACACGGGTGACGAAGCCGCTCGGCCTGACCCGGATGCGATACCTGCCACCCAAGGGATGGCGGCCGCAGATCGCCCCGACCGAGAGGGACCCATGGCGCGGTCGCATCCTTCGTGGCGAAGTCCACGACGAGAACACCGCCCGGCTCGGCGGCGTCTCCGGCCACGCCGGCCTCTTCAGCAGCGCAGAGGATCTGCTCCGCTTCGGCGAGTGGACCCTCGCCGGTGTCCTCGGGCGAGCACCCATCACCGGCCCGACCCCGCCCAAGGGGTTCCCGACCTGGACCAGGCGGCAGGACCAACCGGCGGGGTCGTCGCGCGGACTCGGGTGGGATACCCCCTCGGGCGTCTCCTCGGCGGGGACGATCATGAGTGCCCGGAGTTACGGCCATACCGGCTTCACCGGCACCTCGATCTGGGTCGACCCGGACCGTGAGATCGTCATCGTGTTGCTGACGAATCGGGTCCATCCCACCCGGAATACCCCGGCCTTCGGCCTGATTCGGGCCGTGGTGGCCGATGCCGTGATGCGGGCGGCCTTTCCGGGGATCGTCCCGCGTGCCTCGACCCCGCCATGA
- a CDS encoding DUF1343 domain-containing protein has product MQGHGQSRLGKGWMLVLLGVSACAAPASVARPTVRPAPVFGRAPTITLTLVRPGIEVLLTDSLALVRGRRVGFVTNLAAVDAEGVSAIARLRTAGVNLVALFGPEHGLAATAAPGEKVASAVDSATQTPIYSLYGQNVRPTPAMLAGIDLLLVDLPDVGSRYYTYLATTVEVMKAAAPLGIPVVILDRPNPLGGAVQGNVLDTAFASMVGRLAVPMRHGLTLAEEARLARHDLGIAVDLRVVPVDGWRRSLAFESTGLPFRAPSPNLRDVDALFHYAGTCLFEGTALSVGRGTDLPFHVIGAPWLDTTAVLARIRHDKLPGVAFEGTQFTPIAPGDGKFAKTPVVGIRLRIVNRATYDPTRTAVHLLAAVRAVHPAEVKIGGSFDRLAGGSALREALLRGEDPEQIVAAWRPALAAFRARVAEFQLYP; this is encoded by the coding sequence ATGCAGGGTCACGGGCAGTCGAGGCTCGGCAAGGGGTGGATGCTGGTGCTGCTCGGGGTCTCGGCGTGTGCCGCCCCCGCGAGTGTCGCCCGGCCGACCGTGCGTCCGGCCCCGGTCTTCGGCCGGGCACCGACCATCACGCTCACGCTGGTGCGGCCCGGGATCGAGGTATTGCTCACCGATTCGCTCGCCCTGGTGCGCGGGCGTCGCGTCGGATTCGTAACCAACCTCGCCGCCGTCGATGCCGAGGGCGTCAGTGCCATTGCGCGTTTGCGCACGGCCGGGGTCAATCTGGTGGCGCTCTTCGGTCCGGAACACGGTCTCGCCGCCACCGCCGCGCCTGGCGAGAAGGTGGCCTCCGCGGTCGACAGCGCGACGCAGACTCCAATTTACTCCCTCTACGGGCAGAACGTCCGGCCGACGCCCGCGATGCTGGCCGGCATCGATCTGTTGTTGGTGGACCTGCCCGACGTCGGGTCTCGCTACTACACCTACCTCGCCACCACGGTCGAGGTGATGAAGGCGGCCGCCCCGCTCGGTATCCCGGTCGTCATTCTCGACCGCCCCAATCCCCTCGGGGGCGCGGTGCAGGGCAATGTGCTCGACACCGCCTTCGCATCGATGGTGGGACGACTCGCGGTGCCGATGCGGCACGGCCTGACGCTGGCGGAGGAGGCGCGGCTGGCGCGTCACGACCTCGGGATTGCGGTCGACCTGCGCGTCGTGCCGGTCGACGGCTGGCGCCGCAGCCTGGCCTTCGAGTCGACCGGATTGCCGTTCCGCGCGCCGTCGCCGAATCTCCGCGACGTCGACGCGCTCTTCCACTACGCCGGGACCTGCCTCTTCGAGGGGACGGCGCTGTCCGTTGGGCGGGGGACCGATCTCCCCTTCCACGTCATTGGAGCCCCCTGGCTCGACACCACTGCCGTGCTGGCCCGGATCCGCCACGACAAACTCCCCGGCGTCGCCTTCGAGGGCACCCAGTTCACCCCGATCGCCCCGGGCGACGGCAAGTTCGCCAAGACCCCGGTCGTCGGGATCCGGCTGCGGATCGTCAATCGCGCCACCTACGACCCGACCCGGACCGCCGTGCACCTCCTCGCGGCGGTGCGGGCGGTGCACCCGGCGGAGGTCAAGATTGGCGGCTCCTTCGACCGACTTGCCGGCGGGAGCGCGCTTCGAGAGGCGCTCCTCCGCGGGGAGGACCCGGAGCAGATCGTGGCCGCGTGGCGGCCAGCCTTGGCGGCCTTCCGGGCCCGGGTCGCGGAGTTCCAGCTCTACCCCTGA
- a CDS encoding CDP-alcohol phosphatidyltransferase family protein, protein MAPFVRALLRAGVTPNTLTTVGALLILASAVAFGAGAIRWGGLLLLISGMIDTLDGQVARLGGQESRFGAFYDSTLDRVGDGASFIGIAAYLMRAPDVRWRDGAVVLCMVGIVAALLVSYMRARAEGLGLECKVGIAQRAERILGLGLPTLILGAGPGALVLTAIVALLTLLSLITVGQRFAHVHRETANDAQSRGTTRG, encoded by the coding sequence ATGGCCCCGTTTGTTCGGGCCCTGCTCCGTGCCGGCGTCACCCCCAACACATTGACCACGGTCGGGGCGCTGTTGATCCTCGCCTCCGCGGTGGCATTCGGCGCGGGCGCCATTCGGTGGGGCGGGTTGCTCCTCCTGATCAGCGGCATGATCGACACCCTCGACGGGCAGGTGGCCCGACTGGGTGGGCAGGAGAGCCGCTTCGGCGCGTTCTACGACTCCACGCTGGATCGGGTGGGGGATGGGGCGTCGTTCATCGGGATCGCCGCCTATCTTATGCGGGCGCCGGATGTCCGGTGGCGGGACGGGGCGGTGGTGTTGTGCATGGTCGGGATCGTCGCCGCCCTGCTGGTGTCGTACATGCGCGCCCGTGCGGAAGGGCTCGGCCTGGAGTGCAAGGTCGGGATCGCCCAGCGGGCTGAACGGATTCTCGGGCTCGGACTCCCCACGCTGATCCTCGGCGCGGGACCTGGCGCCCTGGTGCTCACGGCGATTGTCGCCCTGCTCACCCTGTTGTCGCTCATCACCGTCGGTCAGCGGTTCGCCCACGTCCATCGGGAGACCGCCAACGATGCCCAGTCAAGGGGAACTACGCGTGGCTGA
- a CDS encoding inositol-3-phosphate synthase, translated as MPSQGELRVADQNARTIAPAEGKLGVLCVGLGAVASTFIAGVELARRGLAKPTGSLTQLSTIRLGKRTDGRAPLIKDFVPITPLNDLVFGAWDPVPDNAYQSCLHCGVFDKHEHVFPIKDFLESITPMPAVFDQQYVKRLHGTNVKQGKTKRELAEALRQDIRDFKQKTGVARCVIVWCASTEIFIVAGPQHQTLEAFEAAMEANDPAIAPSMLYAYAAIMEGVPFANGAPNLSCDIPCLEKLAREKGVAIGGKDFKTGQTMLKTVLAPMFKARMLGVAGWYSTNILGNRDGEVLDDPESFKTKEESKLGVLEYILQPQLYPELYANMYHKVRINYYPPRGDNKEGWDNIDIFGWCGYPMQIKVDFLCRDSILAAPLVLDLALFFDLSQRAGMSGVQEWLSFYFKSPQVTPGLYPEHDLFIQHTKLKNTLRWLMGEEMITHLGQDYPHGD; from the coding sequence ATGCCCAGTCAAGGGGAACTACGCGTGGCTGATCAGAATGCCCGGACGATCGCTCCGGCCGAAGGCAAGCTCGGTGTCCTGTGTGTCGGCCTCGGCGCCGTCGCATCGACCTTCATCGCCGGCGTCGAGCTGGCCCGTCGCGGCCTCGCGAAGCCGACCGGCTCGCTGACGCAGCTGTCGACGATCCGGCTCGGCAAGCGCACCGACGGTCGCGCCCCGCTGATCAAGGACTTCGTCCCGATCACGCCGCTCAACGACCTCGTCTTCGGCGCCTGGGACCCGGTGCCCGACAACGCCTATCAGTCGTGCCTGCACTGCGGCGTCTTCGACAAGCACGAGCACGTCTTCCCGATCAAGGATTTCCTCGAGTCGATCACCCCGATGCCGGCCGTCTTCGACCAGCAGTACGTGAAGCGCCTGCACGGCACCAACGTGAAGCAGGGGAAGACCAAGCGCGAGCTCGCCGAGGCGCTCCGTCAGGACATCCGCGACTTCAAGCAGAAGACCGGCGTCGCGCGCTGCGTGATCGTCTGGTGCGCCTCGACCGAGATCTTCATCGTGGCCGGTCCGCAGCACCAGACCCTCGAGGCCTTCGAGGCGGCGATGGAAGCCAATGACCCGGCGATCGCCCCGTCGATGCTCTACGCCTACGCGGCGATCATGGAAGGGGTCCCGTTCGCCAACGGCGCGCCGAACCTCTCCTGCGACATCCCCTGCCTCGAGAAGTTGGCGCGCGAGAAGGGCGTCGCGATCGGCGGCAAGGACTTCAAGACCGGCCAGACGATGCTCAAGACGGTGCTCGCCCCGATGTTCAAGGCGCGCATGCTCGGCGTGGCGGGGTGGTACAGCACCAACATCCTCGGCAACCGGGACGGCGAGGTTCTCGACGATCCGGAATCGTTCAAGACCAAGGAAGAGTCGAAGCTCGGCGTGCTGGAGTACATCCTGCAGCCGCAGCTCTACCCCGAGTTGTACGCCAACATGTATCACAAGGTGCGGATCAACTACTACCCGCCCCGCGGTGACAACAAGGAAGGCTGGGACAACATCGACATCTTCGGATGGTGCGGCTATCCGATGCAGATCAAGGTCGACTTCCTCTGCCGCGACTCGATCCTGGCCGCGCCGCTGGTGCTCGACCTGGCGCTCTTCTTCGACCTGTCGCAGCGCGCCGGGATGAGCGGGGTGCAGGAGTGGCTCTCGTTCTACTTCAAGAGCCCCCAGGTCACGCCGGGTCTCTATCCCGAGCATGACCTCTTCATCCAGCACACCAAGCTGAAGAACACGCTGCGGTGGTTGATGGGCGAGGAGATGATCACCCACCTCGGCCAGGACTATCCCCACGGGGACTGA
- a CDS encoding DUF47 domain-containing protein, giving the protein MAIRLLPRDERFFELFTKLATTTVEASRRLIELFTEQGEARWAAVELIKALEHEADETTHAIVTRLDRSFITPFDREDIHELASRLDDVIDRIDSVARRSRIFRIDEVPEGALLLSEVVHRAAVEVLRAVEALEKGPPSTVLAACRDIKRLEEEGDALYHEWLGRLFEPGADPLMVIKWKELYDTLEKTLDSAEDAANVLESVTIKHG; this is encoded by the coding sequence ATGGCCATTCGCCTGTTGCCCCGCGACGAACGCTTCTTCGAGCTGTTCACCAAGCTGGCGACCACCACCGTCGAGGCCTCGCGTCGACTGATCGAGCTGTTCACCGAGCAGGGCGAGGCCCGCTGGGCGGCCGTGGAACTCATCAAGGCGCTGGAGCATGAGGCCGATGAGACCACCCACGCCATCGTCACCCGCCTGGACCGCTCCTTCATCACCCCGTTCGATCGCGAGGACATCCACGAGCTGGCCTCCCGCCTCGACGACGTGATCGACCGGATCGACTCGGTCGCTCGCCGCTCGCGGATCTTCCGGATCGACGAGGTCCCCGAGGGTGCGTTGCTGTTGTCGGAAGTGGTCCATCGTGCCGCCGTCGAAGTGCTCCGCGCCGTCGAGGCGCTGGAGAAGGGGCCGCCGTCCACCGTGCTGGCCGCCTGCCGCGACATCAAGCGACTCGAGGAAGAGGGCGACGCCCTGTACCATGAGTGGCTGGGGCGGCTCTTCGAGCCCGGCGCCGATCCGCTGATGGTCATCAAGTGGAAGGAGCTGTACGACACGCTGGAGAAGACCCTCGACAGCGCCGAAGACGCGGCAAACGTGCTGGAGTCGGTCACCATCAAGCACGGCTGA
- a CDS encoding inorganic phosphate transporter: MDHSIAFVLLVVVVALVFDFINGFHDSANSIATVVATRVLTPGVAVFWAAGFNFLAAFVVGTAVAKTISKGLIDPSIVTPTLLCAALLGAITWNLVTWWLGLPSSSSHALLGGFAGAAIAKAGPGSIILAGWIKPIVGIVLSPLLGMILGLLLSVIFSWALWKRDARTLDRFFRRAQLVSAGFYSLAHGSNDAQKTMGIIVGLLVASQSLFVNQTGLLHHAYLPTADHVPLWVEMAAYSAIAAGTAMGGWRIVKTMGSGITKLQPFGGFCAETGGAITVLLASSLGVPVSTTHTITGAIVGVGASRRLAAVRWGVAGRIVWAWVLTIPCSALVAAIVFWVIG; the protein is encoded by the coding sequence ATGGATCACTCGATCGCGTTCGTGCTGCTGGTGGTGGTGGTGGCGCTGGTCTTCGACTTCATCAACGGCTTCCACGACAGCGCCAATTCCATTGCGACGGTAGTGGCGACCCGCGTCCTCACCCCGGGCGTCGCCGTCTTCTGGGCCGCCGGCTTCAACTTTCTTGCCGCCTTCGTCGTGGGCACCGCCGTCGCCAAGACGATCTCCAAGGGCCTCATCGACCCCAGCATCGTCACGCCGACGCTCCTCTGCGCGGCGCTGCTCGGCGCAATCACCTGGAATCTCGTCACCTGGTGGCTCGGCCTGCCGAGCTCCTCGTCGCACGCCCTGCTGGGCGGCTTCGCCGGCGCGGCGATCGCGAAGGCAGGGCCCGGGTCGATCATCCTGGCCGGCTGGATCAAGCCGATCGTGGGGATCGTCCTCTCGCCGCTCCTGGGCATGATCCTCGGCCTGCTCCTCTCGGTGATCTTCTCCTGGGCCCTCTGGAAGCGTGACGCGCGCACGCTCGACCGCTTCTTCCGCCGCGCCCAGCTGGTCTCGGCCGGTTTCTACTCGTTGGCGCACGGCTCGAACGATGCCCAGAAGACCATGGGCATCATCGTCGGGCTGCTGGTCGCGTCCCAGTCGCTCTTCGTGAATCAGACCGGCCTGCTGCATCACGCCTATCTGCCGACCGCCGACCACGTCCCGCTCTGGGTCGAGATGGCCGCCTATTCCGCAATCGCCGCCGGCACGGCGATGGGCGGCTGGCGGATCGTCAAGACGATGGGCAGCGGCATCACCAAGCTGCAGCCGTTCGGCGGCTTCTGCGCCGAAACCGGTGGCGCCATCACCGTCCTGCTGGCGTCCTCCCTTGGCGTCCCGGTCAGCACCACGCATACCATCACCGGCGCGATCGTCGGCGTTGGCGCGTCGCGGCGCCTCGCCGCCGTTCGCTGGGGCGTCGCAGGCCGGATCGTCTGGGCCTGGGTCCTCACCATCCCGTGCAGCGCGCTGGTGGCGGCAATCGTCTTCTGGGTCATCGGCTGA